The Desulfobaculum xiamenense DNA segment CCAATCCCCGCAATTTTCAACCGCGCACAGACGCTCCGTCTTCCGGCAATTCAGGGACGTTGACGCATGGTGCCGCCGTCCGTATACAATTGAAGGACCTGCACTTTCCCCGCCACACGCAACCAGCGAGGCATGCATGATCCGCTTCATCCTGCTCGCCGCCAATCGAAGCGGCACGAACTTCTTTCGTAGCGTCGTCAGCTGCCATCCGGACGTGCACATGTTCGGAGAAATTCTCTTCTACGATTACGAATTCCTCCCCGACCGCGAAGAGAATTTCTACGTGCAATGGCTGCGGGCGGTCCAGAAAGACCCGTCCCAGATTACCTACCGCAACATGTACGCCTGCGCCCAACGCTTCATCGCCTCAAACTTCGAGAGCATGGCCCGCATGAAGGCCGTAGGCATGGACATCAAGTACGACTTCTGGGACCGCCTGCCCTTCGTGGCCAGCTACTTCCTGCGCAACCCGCCAAAGGTCATCCACCTCGTGCGGCACAACACACTACGCATGCACATCTCGGCATTTCTCCTCACCTGCCGCAACCACGGAGTGGAACGCGGCACACTACCCATCCACGAATACGACGGATTCGTACGCACGGGAGAACATCAGGTGGAGGTCCACATTTGCAAGCCCCTGCTCGAAACCTTCATCCACCTCGAATACCGAAAACAACGTTTTCGCGACATCGCCTCAAAATTCGAGCACATCGAAATTTCCTACGAGGACATTGTGGGGCCAACACAGCAAAGTGTCTCCACTTTCCCACCCCCGGTTGCCGAAAAGGTCTTCGGCTTCCTCGGCGTCGCGCACGACGTTCCCGGTCTCGTCGCCGATATGGAGAAAGTCAGCCCACCGGCCCTGCGCGACATCGTGGACAACTACGACGACCTCTGCGCCAACCTGCGAAGCCTCGGTCTGGAGCGCTACATCGACTGATCGTCGCGCGAGCGGCTGTGCGAGCGGGTAGAATCACCATCCCACGTGGACGTATATATTTGATATGCACAACGCCGCACTCACGGCAGGAGACTATGCCCGCCAGAGCTCGCTGCTGACGGCCAAGGCTGGGCGGCCCCACACGCAAAAAAGGAAAGGCCCGACACATGCCGGGCCTTTCGATAAAACAAAAATCGTCGGAAACTATTTTCCGAAGCTGCGGAAGAACAATTCCTCAAGGGCCTTGCGGCCGTTGTCCTCAAGGAAACGGGTACCGGTGCCCGTGAAATACTTGTGGGACACGACGGGGTTCTTGGCTTCCTGCCAGCGGGTCTTGGCCCACTCGAACCATGCGTCGCGCTCCTGATCGAAGACGAAGAGGGGCTTGTTGCAGATCTTGGCGTACTCGGCTCCCCAGCCGGTGCCGCCCTTGACGGTGTCGTCGGCCTGAACCACGCCCACGACGTACACCTCGTGTCCGCTTGCCACCTGCCAGCAAATGCTCTGCAACACCTTCCTGAACAGCGGCGCGTTGGAATATTTCCGGTTCATGAGCCGGGAGACATAGGTCAGGCTCACGTCCTTGAGTTCCAACT contains these protein-coding regions:
- a CDS encoding sulfotransferase, which gives rise to MIRFILLAANRSGTNFFRSVVSCHPDVHMFGEILFYDYEFLPDREENFYVQWLRAVQKDPSQITYRNMYACAQRFIASNFESMARMKAVGMDIKYDFWDRLPFVASYFLRNPPKVIHLVRHNTLRMHISAFLLTCRNHGVERGTLPIHEYDGFVRTGEHQVEVHICKPLLETFIHLEYRKQRFRDIASKFEHIEISYEDIVGPTQQSVSTFPPPVAEKVFGFLGVAHDVPGLVADMEKVSPPALRDIVDNYDDLCANLRSLGLERYID